The proteins below come from a single Elusimicrobiota bacterium genomic window:
- the fusA gene encoding elongation factor G encodes MPREFNLNKVRNIGITAHIDAGKTTTTERVLYYAGRIHKIGEVHDGNTTMDWMAQERERGITITSAATYCRWRDCQINIIDTPGHIDFTAEVNRSLRVLDGAVVLLDGSQGVEPQSETNWRLADQYHVPRMIFANKMDKVGADFYDCVKSVTEKLGVQGVPIQLPIGAESSFKGIVDLVEMNALVWDGEELGATFSVVDIPADLKEKAAKFREGMVEALADHDDTLAAQFLEGKAVSKEEIKRVLRKATISGKFFPMMCGSSFKNKGVQPMLDAVCDYLPSPLDVPPTKGLEVGGEGELIRETKDDAPFSALAFKIQSDPHVGKVTYFRVYSGKIASGSYVFNSNTGNRERLGRILRMHANKREEVAEVYAGEIAAGVGLKSVITGQTLCDEEAPIILESMKFPEPVISVAIEPKSKADEEKMGIALNRLAEEDPTFRVRTDIETNQTIIAGMGELHLDILVDRMKREFGVQANVGQPQVAYRETFRKKVESEGKYIKQTGGRGQYGHVWLELEPLPPASGFEFVDKIKGGRVPREYIPAVEKGLRESMESGPLAGYPMVDFRATLTDGSFHEVDSNEMAFKIAASLALKDGVRRAGAVLMEPIMRIDVTTPKDYLGDVMGDLMRRRGKIESQDNKGNVTIIHGNVPLKEMFGYATTLRSLSQGRASYSMEPSHYEEAPRNIQEEIVQKYQGAVAAGR; translated from the coding sequence ATGCCACGAGAATTTAATTTAAACAAAGTTCGAAATATTGGGATCACCGCGCACATTGATGCGGGGAAGACAACAACGACAGAACGAGTACTGTATTACGCTGGTCGAATCCATAAAATAGGCGAAGTCCATGATGGGAATACAACCATGGACTGGATGGCACAAGAGCGGGAGCGTGGTATTACCATTACTTCAGCGGCCACGTATTGCCGCTGGCGTGACTGTCAGATCAACATCATTGACACGCCAGGTCACATCGATTTTACCGCTGAAGTGAACCGATCCCTCCGCGTGTTGGATGGCGCCGTGGTTTTGCTGGATGGGTCGCAAGGGGTGGAACCCCAATCGGAGACCAATTGGCGCTTGGCGGACCAGTATCATGTTCCCCGAATGATTTTTGCCAATAAAATGGATAAGGTCGGTGCGGATTTTTACGATTGCGTTAAATCCGTAACCGAAAAGCTTGGCGTCCAGGGTGTCCCCATTCAACTGCCGATTGGAGCGGAATCGTCTTTTAAAGGGATCGTTGATTTGGTTGAGATGAACGCCCTTGTTTGGGATGGGGAAGAATTGGGAGCGACTTTTTCAGTGGTCGACATCCCTGCCGATTTAAAAGAAAAAGCGGCCAAATTCAGAGAAGGAATGGTTGAAGCTTTGGCCGATCATGACGATACGCTGGCCGCGCAATTTTTGGAAGGGAAAGCGGTGTCCAAAGAAGAAATAAAGCGTGTTTTGCGGAAAGCCACCATTTCAGGAAAATTTTTTCCGATGATGTGCGGGTCTTCCTTTAAAAACAAAGGCGTTCAGCCTATGTTGGATGCGGTGTGCGATTATCTTCCGTCTCCCTTGGACGTTCCCCCAACGAAAGGACTCGAGGTGGGTGGGGAAGGGGAATTGATTCGCGAAACAAAGGATGACGCGCCCTTTTCCGCATTAGCTTTTAAGATCCAGAGTGATCCTCATGTTGGAAAAGTTACCTATTTCAGGGTATATTCAGGGAAAATAGCCTCTGGGTCTTATGTGTTTAATTCGAACACAGGCAACCGAGAGCGGTTGGGTCGAATTCTTCGGATGCACGCCAACAAACGGGAAGAAGTTGCTGAAGTCTATGCGGGAGAAATCGCGGCGGGAGTGGGGTTGAAATCTGTTATTACAGGCCAAACTCTTTGCGATGAAGAGGCTCCGATCATTCTCGAATCGATGAAATTCCCCGAACCGGTTATTTCCGTGGCGATTGAGCCAAAATCCAAAGCGGACGAAGAAAAGATGGGTATTGCTCTCAATCGGTTAGCGGAAGAAGATCCCACGTTCCGTGTACGAACGGATATTGAAACAAACCAAACAATTATTGCAGGGATGGGAGAACTTCATCTGGATATACTGGTGGACCGGATGAAGCGCGAGTTCGGTGTTCAGGCGAATGTGGGACAACCCCAGGTCGCTTATCGCGAAACCTTCCGGAAAAAAGTGGAGTCGGAGGGTAAATACATTAAACAAACAGGTGGACGCGGTCAATACGGCCACGTCTGGTTGGAGCTTGAGCCGTTGCCTCCCGCTTCTGGATTTGAATTTGTTGATAAAATTAAGGGGGGGCGAGTTCCCCGAGAATACATTCCTGCTGTGGAGAAGGGGTTAAGGGAGTCCATGGAGTCAGGGCCTTTGGCAGGGTATCCCATGGTGGATTTCCGGGCCACTTTGACGGATGGAAGCTTTCATGAAGTGGATTCCAACGAAATGGCATTCAAAATTGCGGCGTCACTGGCGTTGAAAGACGGTGTTCGTCGGGCTGGAGCGGTTTTGATGGAGCCCATCATGCGAATCGATGTGACAACGCCCAAAGATTATTTGGGAGATGTTATGGGTGATTTGATGCGGCGGCGTGGAAAAATTGAAAGTCAAGACAACAAAGGAAACGTGACCATTATTCATGGAAATGTGCCTTTGAAAGAAATGTTCGGCTACGCGACGACCTTGAGATCTCTTTCTCAAGGTCGGGCGAGCTACAGCATGGAGCCAAGTCATTACGAAGAGGCCCCGCGCAATATTCAAGAAGAGATCGTACAGAAATACCAGGGCGCTGTCGCTGCTGGACGCTGA
- a CDS encoding 30S ribosomal protein S12 gives MPTTSQLVRMGREPMIFKTKAPALRSSPQRRGVCTRVYTTTPKKPNSALRKVARVKLSTGMEVSAYIPGVGHNLQEHSIVLVRGGKVKDLPGVRYHIVRGPLDATGVTDRKQGRSKYGAKRPKSADKK, from the coding sequence ATGCCAACAACAAGTCAATTGGTAAGAATGGGCCGAGAACCGATGATTTTCAAAACAAAGGCACCGGCGCTCCGCTCTTCTCCTCAACGTCGAGGTGTATGCACGCGTGTTTACACGACGACACCCAAAAAACCCAACTCGGCTTTGCGGAAAGTCGCACGGGTCAAGCTCTCAACAGGAATGGAAGTCTCGGCGTATATCCCTGGGGTCGGGCACAATCTTCAAGAACATTCCATTGTCCTGGTCCGTGGTGGGAAAGTGAAAGATTTGCCTGGGGTTCGATATCACATCGTCAGAGGCCCCCTGGATGCCACGGGAGTTACGGATCGAAAGCAAGGGCGCTCCAAGTATGGCGCCAAGCGGCCAAAATCCGCTGATAAAAAATAA
- the rpsG gene encoding 30S ribosomal protein S7 yields MPRKALKPREKRGIPDPDFKFSSVLAARFIGRVNFMGKKVTAEKIFYGAMDQVKEKTGEDAMTVFNRAIENARPLLEVRPRRVGGATYQVPNEVRPERGQTIAFKWILQVARGKSGKPMANRLAEEILLCAKKEGPVMKKREDSHKMAEANQAFAHYRW; encoded by the coding sequence ATGCCTCGTAAAGCTCTAAAACCAAGGGAAAAACGTGGAATTCCCGATCCGGATTTCAAGTTCAGTTCGGTTCTGGCCGCTCGATTTATTGGACGTGTCAATTTTATGGGAAAAAAAGTCACCGCGGAAAAAATATTTTACGGTGCCATGGATCAAGTTAAAGAGAAAACGGGAGAGGACGCTATGACCGTTTTCAATCGGGCGATCGAAAACGCTCGGCCCCTCTTGGAAGTCCGACCCCGTCGGGTAGGCGGGGCCACGTATCAGGTTCCAAACGAAGTTCGACCTGAGCGTGGGCAGACGATTGCGTTTAAGTGGATTCTTCAGGTCGCTCGTGGGAAGTCGGGGAAGCCCATGGCGAACCGCTTAGCGGAAGAAATTCTTCTCTGTGCTAAGAAAGAGGGGCCTGTCATGAAAAAACGCGAAGATTCCCACAAGATGGCTGAGGCCAATCAGGCCTTTGCTCACTACCGCTGGTAG